One window of the Saccopteryx bilineata isolate mSacBil1 chromosome 2, mSacBil1_pri_phased_curated, whole genome shotgun sequence genome contains the following:
- the ATP6V1G1 gene encoding V-type proton ATPase subunit G 1 has translation MASQSQGIQQLLQAEKRAAEKVSEARKRKNRRLKQAKEEAQAEIEQYRLQREKEFKAKEAAALGSHGSCSTEVEKETQEKMTILQTYFQQNRDEVLDNLLAFVCNIRPEIHENYRING, from the exons ATGGCCAGTCAGTCGCAGGGCATCCAGCAGCTGCTGCAGGCTGAGAAGCGGGCCGCCGAGAAGGTGTCCGAGGCCCGGAAGC GAAAGAACCGGAGACTGAAACAGGCCAAAGAAGAGGCTCAGGCTGAAATTGAGCAGTACCGCCTGCAGAGGGAGAAGGAGTTCAAGGCCAAGGAAGCTGCG GCTCTGGGATCCCATGGCAGTTGCAGCACTGAAGTGGAGAAGGAAACTCAGGAGAAGATGACCATCCTCCAGACTTACTTCCAGCAGAACAGGGATGAAGTTCTGGATAACCTCTTGGCCTTTGTCTGCAACATCCGGCCAGAAATCCATGAAAACTATCGCATAAACGGATAG